One stretch of Girardinichthys multiradiatus isolate DD_20200921_A chromosome 2, DD_fGirMul_XY1, whole genome shotgun sequence DNA includes these proteins:
- the si:ch211-59o9.10 gene encoding LOW QUALITY PROTEIN: uncharacterized protein si:ch211-59o9.10 (The sequence of the model RefSeq protein was modified relative to this genomic sequence to represent the inferred CDS: inserted 4 bases in 2 codons), translated as MAERSTASPGSSEPDSPGGLNRGCLLDPGETLLHDLSIIVPETPSPQLGKRRHRRTTEDHYSPVAVGGSLEPEKPNGGDRGFSHKSKRRRLVDQNVGFFPASSLRTYPLGSWLQAPSSSSSSSSSASYLTPDSVLRSKQIHMTSSASPSTATASSSSESLSFLTDEEKRWLNEGQGDTSLDVVEQIVISDDEEATIRTLQMEEDEALARSLQVRVPSXAPDTSSSPEQVQPTSCFXVCLFQAQFDQEQSLSRHHHHNHHLHHQQSQHGYFSYMQPSWMSQVLAAVSPLVGLEDDLIGQRRRHGRGRRRNILPDFAEDLQGDDYEALLEFEERQGAVVSKKMTRREIQRFPTKTFCSATNTGNTQCQICFCDYTDGEKLRMLPCFHDYHVQCIDRWLKDNITCPICRVNLADGDSLVPPTL; from the exons ATGGCTGAGAGGTCCACTGCCAGCCCCGGCTCTTCAGAACCGGACAGTCCTGGAGGCTTGAACCGAGGATGTTTGCTGGACCCCGGAGAGACCCTCCTCCATGATCTTTCCATCATTGTCCCAGAAACCCCCAG CCCACAGCTTGGCAAACGGAGACATCGCCGTACCACAGAGGATCATTACAGCCCT GTGGCGGTCGGTGGTTCTCTGGAACCAGAGAAACCCAATGGAGGTGATCGAGGTTTTTCACATAAATCCAAACGCCGGCGGCTAGTTGATCAGAACGTCGGCTTCTTTCCAGCATCATCTCTCAGGACTTACCCTCTGGGCAGCTGGCTGCAGGCCCCATCTTCATCAtcgtcttcctcctcctctgcttCCTACCTCACACCAGACTCAGTCCTCAGGTCCAAACAGATTCACATGACATCTTCAGCATCTCCCTCTACAGCAACAGCATCATCCAGTTCAGAATCTCTGTCCTTCCTGACTGATGAGGAGAAGAGATGGCTGAACGAAGGACAAGGAGACACCTCACTAG ACGTGGTGGAGCAGATTGTCATCAGCGACGATGAGGAGGCCACGATTCGCACGTTACAAATGGAGGAAGACGAGGCGCTGGCTCGGAGCCTGCAGGTCAGAGTTCCTTC TGCTCCAGACACCAGCAGCTCACCTGAACAGGTTCAACCAACTTCCTGTTT CGTTTGTTTGTTTCAGGCTCAGTTTGACCAAGAACAGTCGCTCAGCAGACATCACCACCACaaccatcatcttcatcatcagcAGAGCCAACACGGG TATTTCTCCTACATGCAGCCCAGCTGGATGTCTCAGGTGTTGGCTGCCGTCTCTCCTTTGGTTGGACTCGAAGATG atcTGATTGGTCAGCGCAGGCGACATGGCCGAGGCAGAAGGAGGAACATATTACCAGACTTTGCAGAAGATCTCCAGGGAGATGACTACGAG GCTCTTCTGGAGTTTGAAGAGCGACAAGGTGCCGTTGTGTCAAAGAAAATGACTCGCAGGGAAATCCAGAGGTTTCCAACCAAAACCTTCTGCTCCGCGACCAACACCGGGAATACCCA GTGTCAGATATGTTTCTGTGACTACACTGATGGGGAGAAGCTGAGGATGCTACCCTGTTTCCATGACTATCATGTCCAGTGCATCGACAGGTGGTTAAAG
- the sh3gl3b gene encoding endophilin-A3b has product MSVSGMKKQLHKASQFLNERLMGAEGTKLDEDFLKMEKTVTVINVLLAELLSRTTDLLQPNRAYRAKLSMLSTVSRIRGQARTMGYPQTEAMLGECMLFYGQELGATSEFGGALMAVGVALQQVSQTKDILDVSIKQTFIDPLQELQRSEMKEIKYQLKKVNGRRLDFDYKKGRRGKVAAKELHLAWDKFITSKELAERSMFVLLQSDVDRIGQLDALIAALLDYHCNAQRILLGLQGDLQARLTAASNKPARRFRSKKIQVGDDHSGTVGFYHQLSAAAPRSSGKQFMVVPSKPGSPISSYVDCGLVLNQPCCRAMYSFMPNREGELDFNEGDIIILTGQVESNWYEGTLGDRSGLLPVSYVDVLVPLPLP; this is encoded by the exons ATGTCCGTCTCCGGAATGAAGAAGCAGCTCCACAAAGCCAGCCAG TTTCTGAACGAGCGTCTGATGGGAGCTGAAGGAACTAAGCTGGATGAAGATTTCCTGAAGATGGAGAAG ACTGTCACAGTGATCAACGTTCTGCTGGCTGAGCTTCTGTCCAGAACCACAGACCTTCTCCAGCCAAACCGAG CCTACAGAGCTAAACTGAGCATGCTCAGCACAGTGTCCAGGATTCGAGGACAGGCGAGGACAATGGGATACCCGCAGACAGAAGCAATGCTGGGGGAGTGCATGTTGTTCTACGGCCAGGAGCTCGGAGCAACCTCTGAATTTG GTGGCGCTCTGATGGCCGTGGGTGTAGCTCTGCAGCAGGTCAGTCAGACCAAAGATATTCTGGATGTCAGCATCAAACAGACATTCATTGATCCTCTGCAGGAGCTCCAACGGTCGGAGATGAAGGAGATCAAG TACCAGCTAAAGAAGGTCAATGGCCGCCGGCTAGATTTTGACTATAAGAAGGGACGAAGAGGAAAAGTGGCAGCAAAGGAGCTTCATCTGGCATGGGATAAGTTTATCACGTCTAAAGAGTTGGCTGAGAGGAGCATGTTTGTCCTGCTGCAGAGTGAC GTGGATCGGATTGGCCAGCTGGATGCTCTGATAGCTGCTCTGCTCGACTACCACTGCAATGCCCAACGCATCCTGCTGGGTCTCCAAGGCGACCTGCAGGCCAG GTTAACTGCTGCCAGTAACAAACCAGCACGACGGTTCAGATCCAAAAAGATCCAAGTCGGAGACGACCACAGCGGTACCGTTGGGTTTTACCACCAGCTGTCAGCTGCAGCTCCTCGGTCCTCAG GTAAACAGTTCATGGTGGTACCATCCAAACCGGGCAGCCCCATCTCCAGTTATG TTGACTGTGGGCTGGTCCTGAATCAGCCCTGCTGCCGGGCGATGTACTCCTTCATGCCGAACCGTGAGGGCGAGCTGGACTTCAACGAGGGAGACATCATCATTCTCACGGGTCAGGTTGAGTCCAACTGGTACGAGGGCACGCTCGGGGACCGATCCGGGCTTCTTCCTGTCAGCTATGTGGATGTGCTGGTGCCTCTGCCGTTGCCATGA
- the LOC124855226 gene encoding COMM domain-containing protein 9-like, whose protein sequence is MTSPPTSHVNMAAGLSSEDFTNLQLLLKAPSKDAVRDVCVQSYRAPSRRLAESTAATFSVPAVEAAQLIQSLHTLSQHILFYNLTSPEQILAVFPESFHSNLKNLITKILLENSSAWRTEALSHQVSLPQLKELDWRVDLVTGSDSVSRMALPTCLVQLKMEDPCPSAGGESISTVTVELSRESLDTILDGLGRIRDQLSVVAGK, encoded by the exons ATGACCTCACCGCCAACGTCACATGTCAACATGGCTGCTGGGCTGAGCAGTGAAGATTTTACCAACTTGCAGCTTCTGCTAAAG gCTCCATCTAAAGATGCAGTGAGAGATGTCTGTGTTCAGAGCTACAGGGCTCCGAGCCGGAGGCTGGCAGAAAGCACTGCAGCCACATTCAGCGTCCCTGCAGTAGAGGCTGCCCAG CTGATCCAGTCCCTCCACACTCTGTCACAACATATCCTCTTCTACAACCTGACATCTCCTGAGCAGATCCTCGCAGTCTTCCCAGAGTCCTTTCACTCCAATCTGAAGAACCTGATCACTAAGATCTTGCTGGAAAACAG TTCGGCGTGGAGGACAGAAGCTCTCAGTCATCAGG tctccctccctcagctgAAGGAGCTGGACTGGAGAGTTGACTTGGTAACTGGTTCTGACTCGGTTAGTCGGATGGCATTGCCAACCTGCTTGGTTCAGCTGAAG ATGGAGGATCCATGTCCGTCAGCAGGTGGAGAGTCGATCTCTACAGTTACAGTggagctgagcagggagtcacTGGACACCATACTGGACGGACTGGGACGTATCAGAGACCAGCTATCTGTGGTGGCTGGGAAGTGA
- the LOC124855257 gene encoding COMM domain-containing protein 9-like: protein MTSSRLLLFFSSAWRTEALSHQVSLPQLKELDWRVDLVTGSDSVSRMALPTCLVQLKMEDPCPSAGGESISTVTVELSRESLDTILDGLGRIRDQLSVVAGK, encoded by the exons ATGACATCATCACGTCTCCTGTTGTTTTTCAGTTCGGCGTGGAGGACAGAAGCTCTCAGTCATCAGG tctccctccctcagctgAAGGAGCTGGACTGGAGAGTTGACTTGGTAACTGGTTCTGACTCGGTTAGTCGGATGGCATTGCCAACCTGCTTGGTTCAGCTGAAG ATGGAGGATCCATGTCCGTCAGCAGGTGGAGAGTCGATCTCTACAGTTACAGTggagctgagcagggagtcacTGGACACCATACTGGACGGACTGGGACGTATCAGAGACCAGCTATCTGTGGTGGCTGGGAAGTGA
- the sycp3 gene encoding synaptonemal complex protein 3 encodes MATARKQMKKKLVEEKTEKKVFDFTPEDEKKELSGSEDDTREDETPIVDKLTKKRPAPDFDEEGTAVGNEVQSMLEKFGADISKVMQAKKKRLECLTKNYMKGSQHKLEQLWTNYHGQRKKMTQQYHQQVSSALQQWEVEAQRAEEQEEKLNNLFRQQLKILQQARVVQNQKLKAVRELYEQFLKNMEDMEKNHEMFLQGTQQELRKEMATLQKKILMDTQQQEMATVRKSLQSMLF; translated from the exons atgGCAACAGCAAGAAAACAGATGAAGAAAAAGCTGGTTgaggagaaaacagagaaaaaggtTTTTGATTTTACCccagaagatgaaaaaaaggaGCTAAGTGGTTCAGAGGATGATACCAGGGAAG ATGAAACTCCAATTGTGGACAAGCTGACAAAGAAGAGGCCTGCGCCGGATTTTGATGAGGAGGGGACAGCCGTGGG AAATGAAGTCCAGTCTATGTTGGAGAAATTTGGGG CTGATATCAGTAAAGTGATGCAGGCCAAGAAGAAACGTCTGGAGTGTCTCACAAAAAACTACATGAAGGGAAGCCAGCACAAACTGGAGCAGCTGTGGACCAACTACCATGGACAGAG GAAGAAGATGACTCAGCAGTACCATCAGCAGGTTTCTTCTGCGCTGCAGCAGTGGGAGGTTGAAGCTCAGCGAGCcgaggagcaggaggagaagCTCAAT AATTTGTTTCGGCAGCAACTGAAAATCCTGCAGCAGGCCCGAGTTGTGCAGAACCAGAAGCTGAAAGCGGTCAGAGAGTTGTATGAGCAGTTTTTGAAG AACATGGAGGACATGGAAAAGAACCATGAGATGTTCTTGCAAGGAACGCAGCAGGAGCTGAGGAAGGAGATGGCCACCCTGCAGAAGAAGATTCTCATGGACACA CAACAGCAGGAGATGGCCACAGTCCGCAAGTCACTGCAGTCCATGCTTTTCTAA